DNA sequence from the Actinomycetota bacterium genome:
GGAGCGTTCGGCACTCCCGAGGACGTTGCCGCAGCCGTAGCGTTTCTCGCCTCCGATGACGCCCGATATGTCACCGGACAGGTCCTAGCTGTCGACGGGGGCATGACCTTCGTCTAAAGTGTCCCGCGAACGCAATACGACAAACGCCCGACGGGAAGGAGGTGTTCGTTTCCATGGAACACGAGGAGATCTTCGACAAGGTGAAGGACGTCATCGTCGAGCAACTCAACGTGGACGAGGCAGACGTCAACGAGGATTCGTCGTTCGTTGATGACCTTGGTGCCGACTCGCTCGACATCGTGGAGCTTGTCATGGCACTCGAGGAGAGCTTCGGTGTCTCGATCCCTGACGAGGAGGCCGAGTCCATCAAGACCGTCGGCGATGCCGTCAACTACATCGTCGCGAACGCATAGTTCGAATGTCGCAGGCGTCAGGCGGGCCGGTCTGGCTTCGCCTGACGCCTGTCTCACAGGAAGGTCCTATCCACGTGGAGATGCCGCATCTCACCATAGGGAATCAGACGGCGCGACTGCCCATCATCCAGGGCGGGATGGCCGTCAGGATATCCATGGCTCCGCTTGCTTCAGCAGTCGCCGAGGCCGGCGGGATCGGGCTGATCGCCGGTTCCGGGCTGGACGTCGATGAACTGCGCGAGGAGATACGCGCCGCGCGGGCCGCGACAAACGGCGTCATCGGCGTCAACATCATGGTTGCCGTCCGCAAGTTCAGAGACCTGGTTCAGGCCGCTCTCGCCGAAGGTATCGACCTTGTGGTCGCCGGCGCGGGCTTCTCCCGAGACGTCTTCTCGTGGTGTGCCGAAGCCGACGTTCCGATGGTTCCCATCGTCGGATCGGAGCGAGTCGCCAAGCTATCCCAACGCTTCGGCGCCTCGGCAGTCATCGTCGAGGGAGTCGAAGCCGGCGGGCACCTTGGCACCGACGAACCCCTCAAGCAGCTGCTTCCAAGGATTCTCGACTCCGTGACGATTCCAGTCATCGGCGCGGGGGGTATCGCAGACGGGGCCGACATCAAGGAGATCCTCGACATGGGTGCTGCGGGAGTCCAGATGGGGTCGCGTTTCGCGGCGACCCGGGAGTCCTCGGCAAGTGATGCATTCAAGCAGCTCTACGTGGATGCCGGCGATGACGACATCGTTATCGTCAAGAGTCCGGTCGGCCTTCCCGGGCGTGCGATTCGGAGCACGTTCACACGCCGCCTCGAAAGGGGGGACTATCCCCGCATCGAGAAGTGTATTGTCTGCCTCAAGGACTGCGGCAAGGACTACTGCATCATCGACAAGCTCGTCAAAGCGCAGCAGGGCGACATGGAGGACGGACTCATCTTCGCCGGGACGACGGCTGCGCGCGTGCACGACATCCCCGCGGTCTCCGAGCTGATGGACAGGCTCGTCACGCAGTGGAAGGCCGCGACCGAAGGAGCGAACTGATGAGAAGAGTCGCCGTCACCGGACTCGGCGCTGTCTCACCTCTTGGAGTCGGTGTCGCCGCGACCTGGGAGGGAATCGCGGCAGGCCGTAGCGGGATAGGTCCTGTCACGGAGTTCGATGTCTCCGAATACGCTACTCAGTTCGCCGGCACCGTAGACGGGTGGGACCCCACGGTATTCATCGACGCCAAGGAGTCCCGTCGCATGTCCCGCTTCCAGCAGTTCGCGGTCAAGGCCGCCGATGAGGCGGTTGCCGATGCCGGACTCGTCATCGACGACAGCAACGCCGACCGGGTCGGCGTGATCGTCGGTTCGGGCATCGGTGGTCTGTACACCATGGAGGAGCAGTCTCGCGTACTGCACGAGCGCGGTCCGAAGAAGATCAGCCCGTTCCTCGTCCCGATGATGATCGTCGACCTTGCGGCGGGTCACATCTCCATCCGTCTCGGCGCTCGCGGCGTCAACTACGCTCCCGTCTCTGCGTGTTCGACCGGCAACCACGCCATCGGCGAGGCGGGAGAGGCCATCCGCCGAGGACAGGCCGACGTAGTCATCGCCGGCGGCTTCGACTGCGGTGTCACGCCCCTGGGTATGGCCGGCTTCTGCGCGGCTCGCGCGCTGTCCACCCGCAACGACGACCCGCAGGGCGCGTCGCGGCCGTTCGACTCCGGTCGCGATGGTTTCGTGATGGGCGAGGGCGGCGGCATTCTCGTCCTTGAAGACATGGACATGGCCCTCGCGCGCGGAGCTCGCGTATACGCCGAACTCGTCGGCTATGGAGCAACGGCGGATGCCTACCACATCACTGCACCGGCACCCGATGGCAACGGCGCATGTCGCGCGATGCTGCACGCACTCGACCAGTCCGGGCTTGCCGCCGGCGATATCGGCTACATCAACGCACACGGAACATCGACTCAGCTCGGAGACCTCGCCGAAACAGGCGCGATCAAGGAGGTGTTCGGCAGCGACGCCCCTCCGGTGTCTTCAACGAAATCGATGACGGGACATCTGCTGGGTGGAGCCGGCGCTCTCGAAGCTGTGATATCCGTTCAGGCGCTCGTCAACGAGATGCTGCCACCGACGATCAACCTCACCGATCCTGACCCCGGCTGTGATCTCGACTACGTCCCGAATGTCGCCCGGAATACGCGCATCGATGCCCTGATGAGCAACTCGTTCGGGTTCGGGGGCCACAACGCGACACTCGTCTTCGCAAGACCATGACGCGTCCCGTCAACGGACGCCCGCTCGATGAGCGCCTTTCCGAAGCCCAGCACATCATTGGACACAGCTTCTCCGATCCCGGACTACTTGAGCTCGCGCTTACTCATCCGTCGTTCAGCGATGAACCTCACGCCACCCACGACTACGAGCGCCTGGAGTTCCTTGGCGATGCCGTACTGGGTCTTGTCATCGTCGAAGCCATCTACGCGCGTTCTCCGGAGATGCCCGAAGGCGCCATGACGAAGCTCAAGGTCTCGCTGGTAGCCGGGACAACGCTCGCAGCAACAGCACGCGAGCTCGGGCTCGCAGATCTGCTTCTCCTCGGGGACAGCGAGATCGGGACAGGCGGGCGGGGTATGGCCTCGGCCCTGGAGAACGTCTTCGAGGCCACCTGCGGCGCGCTCTATCTCGACGGCGGTCTCGATACCGCCCGGGAGTTCATCCTTGGCGTGCTCGGCGATCGCATCGAGGAGAGCTCGATCGAGTCGCTCGAGCATCCCAAATCGCGACTTCAGGAGATCACACAGGCACACGGCAAAGCCCCCGAGTACCGCATCGTGGCCGAGGAAGGCCCTCCCCACGACCGCTCGTTCGTGGCCACCGTTCTGATCGACGGACGTCCCCTGGGCTCCGGATCGGGCCATTCCAAGAAGGAGGCCGAGATGAACGCAGCGCGTGAGGCCCTCGGCCAGTTCGAAAGCTCCTGAACCAGCGCCTTCTTCCCGCTCCGCATGGTTCCGCTGTGGTAGAATCCAGCTCGTTTCCGCACGCCGTCGGGCGTGTGGGTTCCGTGTCGCAGATCGCCTGTCGGAGAGAGCCTGATTGCACCTCAAGTCGCTCATACTCAAAGGCTTCAAGTCCTTCGCTGACAAGGGCGTCCTCGTGCTCGAACCCGGGGTCACCGTGGTCGTTGGACCCAACGGCTCGGGCAAGTCGAACATCTCCGACGCCGTGCTGTGGGTCCTTGGCGAACAGTCTGCCAAAGTACTCCGCGGTCAGGCGATGGAGGACGTCATCTTCGCCGGCTCCTCGGCCAGGCAGCCTGTCGGCGTGGCCGAGGTCGACCTCGTGCTCGACAACTCCGACGAGACGCTTCCGCTCGAGTTCACCGAGGTCACGATCACACGTCGGATGTATCGCAGCGGTGAGAGCGAGTACCTCGTCAACCAGTCGCCTTGCCGGCTCATGGACATCCACGAGTTGCTGCACGACTCGGGCCTCGGGCGCGGAACGCATTCCATCATCAGCCAGGGGCAGCTCGACGAGATTCTCAGCTCGCGCCCCGAGGATCGTCGCGCGCTCATCGAAGAGGCCGCCGGCGTACTCAAACACAAGAAGCGCCGCGAAAGGGCACTGCGCAAACTCACCGGCATGGACGCGCACCTCGAGCGCGCGAAGGACGTCGCGGGCGAGATCGATCGCCAGCTGCGACCGCTCCAGCGACAGGCGAACAGAGCACAGGAACACTCAGGACTCACCGGCGAGCTCAAGAAGCTCGAGGTCTCGCTCGCAGTCGACGACCTGCGTTCACTCCAAATCGCGTGGGACAACATCACCAAGCGCGAGAAGGAGCAGGACGCCGAGATCGACCTTGCCCGCTATCGCCTTGCCGAGAAGGAGCGGGAACTCGGCAAGTTCCAGTCGCTTCTCGAGGAAAAGGGGCTCTTCGTCGGCGATCTCGGCGAGCAGCGCCGTCGCCTGCAGTCGGTCCTCGAGCGTATCAACTCCGGCTTGCTGCTTCTCGAGGAGAAGGGCAAGAACCTCGTCGGGCGCCTGTCCGAGTTGCGGCAGAAACTTCACCACAGCGAAACGCGCTCTGTGGTCCGCACCGAGGAGCTCCAGCGCCTGGCCGAGGAACGCCAGGGCACCGATGCGCGACTCAAGGCGCTCTACAGCCAGCTCTCGGAACTGCGTCGCGAGACCGAATCCACCAAGAAGGAACGCATTGCGGCCGACCAGGACCTGGCACGCATCACCGGCGAGATCCGCCGCACCCGCAAGGAGACCGAGGATGCGCGGCTCGAGTTTTCCACGCTCGTTCACGACCTGTCCTCGGCCACGGTCGAGAGTGAGCTGCTCGCACAGCGCACTGATGCGCTCCGTGACGAGCGTGCGGCGGTAGCGAATACGCTTTCCGCGCGGCGGGCTCGCCTCGAGCAACTCGACTCGGGCCTCTCGCACCGTCGCAAGGAACGCGCGCTGGCCGACGCTGACGTCGACAAGCGGGTGCGTGTCCTGGAAAGCCGTCGTCGTGACCTGTCCGAGAGCCGCGAGGACCTCACGGCCGCGCGAGCCGAGATCCGAGGCCTCGAAGAGGTGGATCGCGCGTTCGCGACAGCCTCTCCCGGAATGGCATGGGCGCTGGCCAAGGCAAGCGAGCTCCCGGGTCTCATCGGCCCGCTTGCCGAGCGCATCTCCGTGGGTGCCGAGCACGAACGACTCGTGGAGCAGGTCCTCGGCTCAGATCTCTTCGCACTCCTCGTTCGGAACACCGATTCCGCTGCCCACATCGCACGGGCGCTTCGCACCGAGACCGAGGGCGACGCCACGCTCATCCCGATCGACGGCCTTCGCACTACCCGACCGCCTTCCGACACACTGCCCGGAGTCGCCCTCTCGTCGCTGGCCACATGCGATGACGAGCTCAGACCCGTTGTGGATGCCCTCCTTGGCGACATACGCCTTGTGGGGTCGCTTGAGGAGGCGCTGAGCGCTGCGTCGGCAGCTGACACAACGCGATTCGTAACACCTGCGGGAGAACTCGTCTGGCCTTCCGGCAAAATCACCGTTGGCGGTGTGGTAGCGGACAATGCCGGCGTGCTCGCGCGCAAGCGACGCCTCAATGAGCTGCGCGACGACGTCGAGTCGCTTACCGTCGCTGTTGGCGCGTCTGAAGCCGTTGTCGGCGAAGCCGAGGACGCTCTCGCCGCCGCTCAACAGGACGCGCTGGACATCGGACAGCTGCTGGCAAGCCTGGCCGGCGAGCACGCCTCGCTGCGTGAAGAGATCGGTCGTCTCGAGCAGTCGCTCACCGGAAGCGATCAAGAGGTGAATCGTCTTGCTACTCGCGAAAAGGAGATCGCTGATCGCTGCTCGAAGGATGAGCCTGCCCGTCGCACGCTTGGTGAGCGTATCGGTCGTCTTTCGGCCGACTCCGAGCGCCTGGAGGAAGAGGCGGCCACTGCACGCGAGACGCGCGACGCCCGATTCCGCGACGAAGCGGCCATCAACGAGCGTCTCTCGTCGTGCCAGGTGGATATCGCTACGGTCTCGGAGCGTGAGGTGCACCTCAAGCGACAGGTGTCGGCCATCACGTCGGAACTGGCTGAACTCGAACGCACCGTCGTGCAGTCCCGGGATACCGAAGAGGCTCTCGAACTGCTGCGCGAGCGCATAGAGCCGATCCACGACCTCTATGCCGCACTTCTCGAGCGCGCGGAGCATTGGGCCGTCAAGCTGCGTGACCGCGCACGTTTTGAGGCCGCAGACAGCGAGTCCCTGCGTTCGACGATCCACGAGGCACAGGATGCCGTGAGAGTCGTCCAGACCGAGATCGAGGGCCATTCCTCGGTAATGAGCGATCTGAGGGTAGAGAAGGGTCAGCTGGAGGTCCAGGTGAACGCTGCTGTGGCCCGCATCGTTCAGGAACTCGGGATCTCCATCGAGGTCGCCCTTGACTCGCCGCCGATCGAGGACCGGGATCGCACGCGGGACGCCGCACATCGACTGCGGAAACGTATCGAGAACATGGGACCCGTGAACCCCATCGCGATGCAGGAGTACGACTCCCTGAAGTCGCGGCGGGACTTCCTCACGGAGCAGATCGAAGACCTCGTCGGAAGCCGTCAGGCGCTTTCAAAGGTCGTCGCGGCGATCGACCGCAAGATCCGCGAGCGCTTCCTCGAGACGTTCGAGCAGGTAGACACGCACTTCCAGCACGTCTTCTCGGTGCTCTTCCCCGGTGGCCACG
Encoded proteins:
- the acpP gene encoding acyl carrier protein yields the protein MEHEEIFDKVKDVIVEQLNVDEADVNEDSSFVDDLGADSLDIVELVMALEESFGVSIPDEEAESIKTVGDAVNYIVANA
- the rnc gene encoding ribonuclease III — protein: MTRPVNGRPLDERLSEAQHIIGHSFSDPGLLELALTHPSFSDEPHATHDYERLEFLGDAVLGLVIVEAIYARSPEMPEGAMTKLKVSLVAGTTLAATARELGLADLLLLGDSEIGTGGRGMASALENVFEATCGALYLDGGLDTAREFILGVLGDRIEESSIESLEHPKSRLQEITQAHGKAPEYRIVAEEGPPHDRSFVATVLIDGRPLGSGSGHSKKEAEMNAAREALGQFESS
- the smc gene encoding chromosome segregation protein SMC, whose translation is MHLKSLILKGFKSFADKGVLVLEPGVTVVVGPNGSGKSNISDAVLWVLGEQSAKVLRGQAMEDVIFAGSSARQPVGVAEVDLVLDNSDETLPLEFTEVTITRRMYRSGESEYLVNQSPCRLMDIHELLHDSGLGRGTHSIISQGQLDEILSSRPEDRRALIEEAAGVLKHKKRRERALRKLTGMDAHLERAKDVAGEIDRQLRPLQRQANRAQEHSGLTGELKKLEVSLAVDDLRSLQIAWDNITKREKEQDAEIDLARYRLAEKERELGKFQSLLEEKGLFVGDLGEQRRRLQSVLERINSGLLLLEEKGKNLVGRLSELRQKLHHSETRSVVRTEELQRLAEERQGTDARLKALYSQLSELRRETESTKKERIAADQDLARITGEIRRTRKETEDARLEFSTLVHDLSSATVESELLAQRTDALRDERAAVANTLSARRARLEQLDSGLSHRRKERALADADVDKRVRVLESRRRDLSESREDLTAARAEIRGLEEVDRAFATASPGMAWALAKASELPGLIGPLAERISVGAEHERLVEQVLGSDLFALLVRNTDSAAHIARALRTETEGDATLIPIDGLRTTRPPSDTLPGVALSSLATCDDELRPVVDALLGDIRLVGSLEEALSAASAADTTRFVTPAGELVWPSGKITVGGVVADNAGVLARKRRLNELRDDVESLTVAVGASEAVVGEAEDALAAAQQDALDIGQLLASLAGEHASLREEIGRLEQSLTGSDQEVNRLATREKEIADRCSKDEPARRTLGERIGRLSADSERLEEEAATARETRDARFRDEAAINERLSSCQVDIATVSEREVHLKRQVSAITSELAELERTVVQSRDTEEALELLRERIEPIHDLYAALLERAEHWAVKLRDRARFEAADSESLRSTIHEAQDAVRVVQTEIEGHSSVMSDLRVEKGQLEVQVNAAVARIVQELGISIEVALDSPPIEDRDRTRDAAHRLRKRIENMGPVNPIAMQEYDSLKSRRDFLTEQIEDLVGSRQALSKVVAAIDRKIRERFLETFEQVDTHFQHVFSVLFPGGHASLALTEPDDPENTGVEVIAQPLGKKLAKMSLMSGGEKSLTALALLFAVYRTRPCPFYILDEVEAALDDTNLRRFIAFVDTMRAHTQFIIVTHQRRTMEMADVLYGVSMQADGVSKVVSQKLDRLPQPEASDDHALV
- a CDS encoding nitronate monooxygenase — protein: MEMPHLTIGNQTARLPIIQGGMAVRISMAPLASAVAEAGGIGLIAGSGLDVDELREEIRAARAATNGVIGVNIMVAVRKFRDLVQAALAEGIDLVVAGAGFSRDVFSWCAEADVPMVPIVGSERVAKLSQRFGASAVIVEGVEAGGHLGTDEPLKQLLPRILDSVTIPVIGAGGIADGADIKEILDMGAAGVQMGSRFAATRESSASDAFKQLYVDAGDDDIVIVKSPVGLPGRAIRSTFTRRLERGDYPRIEKCIVCLKDCGKDYCIIDKLVKAQQGDMEDGLIFAGTTAARVHDIPAVSELMDRLVTQWKAATEGAN
- the fabF gene encoding beta-ketoacyl-ACP synthase II — encoded protein: MRRVAVTGLGAVSPLGVGVAATWEGIAAGRSGIGPVTEFDVSEYATQFAGTVDGWDPTVFIDAKESRRMSRFQQFAVKAADEAVADAGLVIDDSNADRVGVIVGSGIGGLYTMEEQSRVLHERGPKKISPFLVPMMIVDLAAGHISIRLGARGVNYAPVSACSTGNHAIGEAGEAIRRGQADVVIAGGFDCGVTPLGMAGFCAARALSTRNDDPQGASRPFDSGRDGFVMGEGGGILVLEDMDMALARGARVYAELVGYGATADAYHITAPAPDGNGACRAMLHALDQSGLAAGDIGYINAHGTSTQLGDLAETGAIKEVFGSDAPPVSSTKSMTGHLLGGAGALEAVISVQALVNEMLPPTINLTDPDPGCDLDYVPNVARNTRIDALMSNSFGFGGHNATLVFARP